Proteins encoded within one genomic window of Pseudomonadota bacterium:
- the speA gene encoding biosynthetic arginine decarboxylase, with the protein MRSVKELESTTEAAAADGRADWTVEDAEELYRVKAWGDSFYFIKEDGHVAVRPLHQQSLSIDIYAVVQDLRQRNVSFPVLIRFQDVLQSRVVRLNKVFIKAIRDSGYRNRYQGVYPIKVNQLHEVVEEVLEAGRSYGMGLESGSKAELVAALPHLEQDGALLICNGYKDEMMLRLILSGQQIGQNVIPVIEKYGEFEHLLRVAQAMSVRPRCGVRVRLGTSGSGKWAESGGDQSKFGISIPELLTLIQRLKETNHTDALVLLHFHLGSQISDIQIVKQAVKEITQVYAQLLKRGVPLQYLDVGGGLGVNYGAGYSGDHEGVNYALQEYANAVVYSVKEVCDEEQVVHPILISESGRAITAHHSVLIVEALGSYNKDLVDPAFTPPADINPTVRELYEILGRIKDAANRRDKRQLADLREAFHDAVEKRQEADTLFGLGYLPIEEKALAERLYWSACKAIHERIERLAPESVPTELLALNDHLVDQYLCDFSVFQSILDHWSIGQGFPIMPLRFLNERPDRRAVLVDLTCDSDGKVSHYVSSNSDKRFLEVHDLVGKEPYYFGFFLMGAYQDIMGDSHNLFGRVAEAHVYADAEEPAGYYIEKIIPGTSIQDQLALVQYFPNDLHRRMNNLIRQKIEKGIIRPKAGVELLEQYMECFSQSTYYKPVD; encoded by the coding sequence ATGCGTTCCGTCAAAGAGCTTGAGTCAACGACTGAGGCCGCCGCCGCGGACGGACGTGCTGATTGGACCGTCGAGGATGCGGAGGAATTGTACCGCGTTAAGGCTTGGGGTGATTCGTTTTATTTCATCAAGGAGGACGGTCACGTCGCGGTAAGACCCCTGCACCAACAGTCCCTGTCGATCGATATTTATGCTGTGGTCCAAGATCTGCGGCAGCGTAATGTTTCTTTCCCAGTTTTGATTCGCTTCCAGGATGTCCTCCAATCCCGTGTCGTACGCTTGAACAAGGTCTTTATCAAGGCCATCCGTGATTCCGGATACCGCAACCGGTATCAAGGCGTATATCCAATAAAAGTCAACCAATTACACGAGGTCGTAGAGGAAGTGCTTGAGGCTGGGCGCTCCTATGGGATGGGACTCGAGAGCGGATCCAAAGCGGAGTTGGTGGCGGCGCTTCCCCATCTCGAACAGGACGGGGCGTTATTGATCTGCAACGGCTATAAAGACGAGATGATGCTCCGGCTCATCCTCTCCGGCCAGCAGATTGGTCAAAACGTCATCCCGGTCATCGAGAAGTACGGGGAGTTCGAGCATCTGCTTCGCGTTGCCCAGGCAATGAGCGTGCGGCCCCGCTGCGGGGTGCGGGTACGTCTCGGGACCAGCGGATCGGGGAAATGGGCCGAGTCGGGAGGCGATCAATCGAAGTTCGGCATTTCGATTCCGGAGCTGCTCACGCTGATTCAACGGTTGAAAGAAACCAACCATACCGATGCGCTGGTGCTGCTGCATTTCCACCTCGGAAGCCAGATCTCCGATATCCAGATCGTCAAGCAAGCCGTCAAGGAAATCACCCAAGTCTACGCCCAGCTTCTCAAGCGCGGCGTACCGCTTCAGTACCTGGATGTCGGCGGCGGTTTGGGGGTTAATTACGGCGCAGGTTATTCGGGCGATCACGAAGGTGTCAATTACGCGCTGCAAGAATACGCCAACGCGGTGGTCTACTCCGTCAAGGAAGTCTGCGACGAGGAGCAGGTGGTGCATCCGATTCTGATTTCGGAAAGCGGCCGGGCCATTACCGCGCATCATTCGGTATTGATCGTCGAGGCGCTAGGCAGTTATAACAAGGACCTCGTGGATCCGGCATTCACCCCGCCGGCGGATATCAACCCGACGGTCCGCGAACTGTATGAAATCCTCGGCAGAATAAAAGACGCCGCCAATCGCAGAGACAAGCGGCAGTTAGCGGATTTACGCGAGGCTTTCCACGACGCGGTCGAAAAACGCCAGGAAGCGGATACCTTGTTCGGTCTAGGGTATCTCCCGATCGAAGAAAAGGCACTGGCCGAACGGCTGTATTGGTCCGCCTGTAAGGCGATACACGAGCGGATCGAGCGCCTTGCGCCGGAGTCGGTTCCCACTGAACTGCTCGCGCTCAACGACCATCTCGTGGATCAATACCTGTGCGATTTCTCGGTTTTTCAGTCCATTCTCGATCATTGGTCGATAGGACAAGGATTCCCGATCATGCCGTTGCGATTTTTGAATGAACGTCCTGACCGCCGCGCCGTGCTCGTAGACCTCACCTGCGATTCGGACGGCAAGGTGTCCCATTACGTTTCATCAAATTCCGACAAGCGGTTTCTCGAAGTCCATGATCTCGTAGGTAAGGAACCTTACTATTTCGGGTTTTTCCTCATGGGTGCCTATCAAGACATCATGGGTGATTCGCACAACCTCTTCGGCCGCGTCGCCGAGGCCCACGTGTATGCAGACGCCGAAGAGCCCGCGGGTTATTACATCGAGAAGATCATACCGGGCACCTCGATCCAGGACCAGCTAGCCTTGGTTC
- a CDS encoding deoxyhypusine synthase family protein, with protein sequence MEFNAVARFIRQHFRHFNAAALVDAAAGYNKHLEGGGYMLLTLAGAMSTAELGLSLAEMIRRGKVHAICCTGANLEEDLFNLVAHEHYVRIPHYRDLTPADECSLLERHLNRVTDTCIPEYEAIRRIEAAVLSEWTAADRSGRQRFPHEFLYRILREERLKAAYQIDPKDSWLLAAAQKNLPIFVPGWEDSTLGNVYAAHCIRKDIKNVHTVRTGIEYMIALAAWYQSTAAEHSVGFFQIGGGIAGDFPICVVPMLEQDLQLKDIPRWGYFCQISDSTTSFGSYSGAVPNEKITWGKLAVETPKYIIESDATIVAPLIFASVLANCG encoded by the coding sequence ATGGAGTTTAACGCCGTCGCGCGCTTTATACGGCAGCACTTTCGGCATTTCAATGCCGCCGCATTAGTGGATGCCGCCGCGGGTTACAACAAGCACCTGGAGGGAGGCGGGTACATGCTGCTTACGCTCGCCGGCGCCATGAGCACGGCCGAACTCGGCTTGTCGCTGGCGGAAATGATCCGCCGCGGTAAAGTACATGCAATCTGCTGCACGGGCGCGAATTTAGAAGAGGACCTCTTCAACCTCGTGGCCCATGAGCACTATGTCCGTATTCCCCACTATCGCGACTTGACCCCCGCGGACGAATGTTCACTCTTGGAACGCCATTTAAACCGCGTCACCGACACCTGCATTCCGGAATATGAGGCGATCAGGCGTATCGAGGCCGCGGTCCTTAGCGAATGGACCGCGGCTGACCGGTCCGGCCGGCAACGTTTTCCCCATGAATTTCTGTATCGCATCCTGCGCGAAGAGCGCTTGAAAGCTGCTTATCAAATCGACCCCAAAGACAGTTGGCTGCTGGCGGCGGCGCAAAAAAACCTGCCCATCTTTGTTCCCGGTTGGGAGGATTCGACGCTCGGTAATGTTTACGCCGCGCACTGCATTCGAAAGGATATAAAAAACGTCCATACCGTGCGCACCGGGATCGAATACATGATCGCGCTCGCGGCATGGTATCAGAGCACCGCGGCTGAGCATTCCGTCGGCTTTTTCCAAATCGGCGGCGGAATCGCGGGGGACTTTCCCATCTGCGTCGTGCCCATGCTGGAGCAGGATTTACAGCTAAAGGACATACCGCGCTGGGGTTACTTTTGCCAGATCAGCGATTCCACGACCAGTTTTGGGTCCTACTCGGGCGCCGTTCCAAATGAGAAAATCACCTGGGGGAAATTGGCTGTGGAGACACCGAAATATATCATCGAGTCGGATGCCACGATCGTCGCGCCACTCATCTTCGCCAGCGTGCTGGCGAACTGCGGCTAA